A section of the Virgibacillus sp. NKC19-3 genome encodes:
- the allE gene encoding (S)-ureidoglycine aminohydrolase yields the protein MGYPNDILTSRAVVKPGKFAVLPPEGLVNNVIPGFENTSMSILSSPKTGASFVDYIVTLHKGGKNEKGFGGQNDIETFVYVLEGRVKASANEEEFILEEGGYLYCPPSVVMYLENLQGTDSRLFLYKQKHKPLEGHTPWIHAGNSNDNEEVIYDDMENVHIQDLLPTDIAFDMNFHILTFDPAASHPFVETHYQQHGAYLLSGEGMYNLDNEWIPVKKDDYIFMGTYCLQAAYAVGREKLSYVYSKDCNRDASL from the coding sequence ATGGGTTATCCAAATGATATTTTAACAAGCAGAGCAGTAGTAAAGCCTGGTAAATTTGCTGTTTTACCACCGGAAGGTCTAGTCAATAATGTTATTCCTGGTTTTGAAAATACGTCGATGAGTATTCTTTCATCCCCGAAAACAGGTGCTAGCTTTGTTGATTATATTGTTACCCTTCATAAAGGGGGAAAAAACGAAAAAGGTTTTGGAGGCCAGAATGATATTGAAACTTTTGTGTATGTTTTAGAAGGTAGAGTAAAAGCCAGTGCTAACGAGGAAGAATTCATTCTTGAAGAAGGAGGATATTTATACTGTCCTCCATCTGTAGTTATGTACTTAGAAAACTTGCAAGGCACGGATTCTAGATTATTCTTATACAAACAAAAGCATAAACCTCTAGAAGGACATACCCCATGGATCCATGCAGGAAATTCAAACGACAATGAAGAAGTTATTTATGATGATATGGAAAATGTGCATATTCAGGATCTGCTACCAACAGATATTGCTTTTGATATGAATTTCCATATTCTCACCTTTGACCCAGCAGCAAGTCACCCGTTTGTAGAAACGCACTATCAGCAACATGGGGCTTATCTTTTGTCTGGAGAAGGGATGTACAATTTGGATAACGAATGGATTCCAGTGAAGAAAGACGACTATATCTTTATGGGTACCTATTGCTTACAAGCTGCTTATGCAGTAGGCAGAGAAAAATTAAGCTATGTTTATTCGAAAGACTGCAATCGCGACGCTTCTTTATAA
- the arcC gene encoding carbamate kinase, with product MGKIIVVALGGNAILQAKQEATYEKQLNNVRKSSKFLAKLIKDGHKLVITHGNGPQVGNILRQNEEAASVVPPMPLDVLNGESQGFIGYMMVQSIQAELKALGLSTNVVNLLTRVEVSKDDEDFNDPSKPIGAFYSEEEAKVLMTERKWNMKADANRGWRRVVPSPQPKAILEAKAIKDLAEAGNVVVACGGGGIPVISNEEGSYDGIEAVIDKDRSGHMLAVEVNADIFMVLTDVENVFVNFGKPEQKALENITVKEMEDYVEEGQFSKGSMGPKVEAALAFARKRETSIICSLEKVDMAVQGKSGTIITA from the coding sequence ATGGGAAAAATAATTGTTGTTGCACTTGGTGGTAACGCAATTTTACAAGCGAAGCAAGAGGCAACATACGAAAAACAACTAAATAATGTAAGAAAAAGTAGTAAATTTCTGGCAAAGTTAATTAAAGATGGACACAAACTTGTGATAACACATGGAAACGGTCCTCAAGTGGGAAACATTCTCCGTCAGAATGAAGAAGCAGCAAGTGTTGTTCCACCAATGCCATTAGATGTTTTAAACGGAGAGTCCCAAGGATTTATTGGTTATATGATGGTTCAATCTATTCAAGCTGAACTGAAAGCGCTTGGGTTAAGCACAAATGTTGTAAACTTGCTAACACGTGTTGAAGTGTCCAAGGATGATGAGGATTTCAATGATCCTTCTAAACCAATCGGTGCTTTCTATTCAGAAGAAGAAGCTAAAGTATTAATGACTGAGAGAAAATGGAATATGAAGGCGGACGCAAATCGTGGATGGCGCCGAGTTGTTCCGTCTCCACAACCGAAAGCCATTTTAGAAGCAAAAGCCATAAAAGATCTTGCCGAAGCTGGGAATGTTGTTGTTGCCTGTGGTGGTGGAGGAATTCCTGTAATCAGTAATGAAGAGGGAAGTTATGATGGAATCGAGGCTGTCATTGATAAGGACCGCAGCGGTCATATGCTGGCAGTAGAAGTAAATGCCGATATTTTTATGGTTTTAACGGATGTTGAAAATGTCTTTGTTAATTTCGGTAAACCGGAACAAAAGGCTTTAGAAAACATCACGGTGAAAGAAATGGAAGACTATGTAGAAGAAGGTCAATTTAGTAAAGGAAGCATGGGGCCCAAAGTCGAAGCTGCATTGGCCTTCGCTAGAAAAAGGGAAACGTCGATTATTTGTTCACTAGAGAAAGTTGATATGGCTGTCCAAGGCAAAAGTGGCACAATAATTACAGCTTAA
- a CDS encoding DUF1116 domain-containing protein, which translates to MANQPIAEANEAVIQHVIESQPFLLDVVPAKDVISELNGKVLLHSGPPTTWDKMPHPMQGSSIGAALFEGWADNEDDAKKMLEGGEITFLPCHSVNAVGPMGGITSANMPVVVVENKTGNKRAYCNLNEGIGAVLRFGAYNSEVINRLNWMQNVLGPALSKALKQIDGGMNVNVLVAKAITMGDEFHQRNIAASALFLKEIVPYLITAGLSDEDLQSVTKFLADNDQFFLNIMMATGKAVMDTAATTEEGSVVTALSRNGDQFGIKVSGLGDQWFTAPVNTPDGLYFSGYSSQDATPDMGDSAITEAYGVGGMAMIAAPGVVRFVGTGGFNDALTTSDEMREICVANNQNLQIPTWDFQGACLGIDIRKVVETGITPVINTGIAHKVAGIGQIGAGTVRVPLGCFEKALEALAEKYGVEVG; encoded by the coding sequence ATGGCAAATCAACCAATAGCAGAAGCCAATGAGGCAGTCATTCAACATGTAATCGAATCACAACCATTTTTACTTGATGTTGTTCCAGCAAAAGATGTGATCTCAGAGTTAAACGGGAAAGTGCTCCTGCATTCAGGCCCACCAACAACATGGGATAAAATGCCTCATCCGATGCAGGGTTCAAGTATTGGCGCTGCCTTGTTTGAAGGTTGGGCTGATAACGAAGATGATGCGAAGAAAATGCTTGAAGGTGGAGAAATTACGTTCCTTCCTTGTCACTCTGTTAACGCAGTAGGACCAATGGGTGGGATTACATCCGCTAATATGCCGGTAGTAGTAGTTGAGAACAAGACAGGAAATAAACGCGCATATTGTAATTTAAATGAAGGTATTGGTGCTGTACTGCGTTTTGGCGCATATAACAGTGAAGTAATTAATCGGTTAAATTGGATGCAAAATGTATTAGGTCCTGCTTTATCAAAAGCATTGAAACAAATCGATGGCGGTATGAACGTGAATGTCCTTGTGGCAAAAGCAATTACCATGGGAGATGAGTTCCATCAAAGAAATATTGCGGCATCCGCCCTATTTTTAAAAGAAATTGTTCCTTATTTGATCACTGCTGGACTTTCAGATGAAGATTTACAGTCTGTAACGAAATTCCTGGCAGATAATGATCAGTTCTTCCTGAATATTATGATGGCTACAGGAAAAGCAGTTATGGATACAGCTGCTACAACTGAAGAAGGAAGTGTCGTTACAGCTCTTTCACGTAATGGCGATCAATTCGGTATTAAAGTCAGTGGACTTGGCGATCAGTGGTTTACGGCACCAGTAAATACGCCGGATGGATTATATTTCAGTGGATATAGTTCACAAGACGCAACACCGGATATGGGTGACAGTGCAATCACAGAAGCCTATGGTGTAGGCGGAATGGCTATGATTGCTGCACCAGGTGTTGTTCGCTTTGTTGGTACCGGAGGGTTTAATGATGCGCTGACTACGAGTGATGAAATGCGTGAAATTTGTGTAGCGAATAACCAAAATCTGCAAATTCCTACATGGGATTTTCAGGGTGCTTGCTTAGGTATTGATATCCGCAAAGTTGTAGAAACTGGCATTACTCCAGTTATTAATACCGGCATCGCACATAAAGTAGCAGGAATTGGCCAAATCGGAGCAGGAACTGTTCGTGTACCATTAGGATGCTTCGAGAAAGCGCTGGAGGCACTTGCTGAAAAATATGGTGTAGAAGTTGGATAA
- the fdrA gene encoding acyl-CoA synthetase FdrA: MLHTVIKKNLYQDSVSLMLLTNHISSLDGVNQIQVMMGTPANKDIFKVSSLYTDELEEASPNDLCIVVDAANESKVQHVVEEVDNYLTNQTSESQKSAISIVRTWEMAENKLPNANLALISIAGEYAVAEANKALDRKLNVFLFSDNVSARDELQLKERAINEGLIVMGPDCGTGILEEVPIAFANVVEKGNIGVVGASGTGIQEVTTLIGKHGGGISQAIGTGGRDLSADIGALTTIKGLQVLDADLETDVIVFISKPPAPEVRKKVVEVFKTLSKPVVAVFMGDKPAEQHDNVHYAWTLEDTANKALELAKISKRSIKNIVRDNQDVEKMKQHKNQRCIKGYFCGGTLALESATIMKETFTIDASTKQSEGMMLASEGHEVIDLGDDAYTVGRAHPMIDPTYRIEKVKEAAKNPETAIILLDNVIGYGAHEDMAGVVAPVVEDAKREAAKEERSLIVIASVTGTADDPQVFQDQVDKLEDAGVIVAESNAQATKLATEIINYLGTEKTEAKTVKNSKVEKDAVSELLSSKPRVINVGLSSFAEAILEHGGQVVQYQWAPIAGGNKRLAGILEKLK, encoded by the coding sequence GTGCTGCACACAGTGATTAAGAAAAACTTATATCAGGACTCAGTTAGTCTGATGTTATTAACAAATCATATTTCTTCACTAGATGGTGTAAACCAAATTCAGGTCATGATGGGGACACCAGCTAACAAAGATATTTTTAAAGTTTCGAGTTTATACACGGATGAATTAGAAGAAGCAAGTCCCAATGATCTTTGTATTGTCGTTGATGCTGCGAATGAAAGTAAAGTTCAACACGTTGTAGAAGAAGTTGATAATTACTTAACGAATCAAACTTCGGAATCACAAAAGAGCGCCATTTCCATCGTCCGTACATGGGAAATGGCGGAAAATAAATTACCGAATGCTAATTTAGCTTTAATTTCAATTGCCGGTGAGTATGCGGTGGCAGAGGCGAACAAAGCACTGGACCGCAAATTAAACGTGTTTTTATTTAGTGATAATGTAAGTGCCCGAGATGAGCTTCAGTTAAAAGAAAGAGCAATTAACGAAGGTTTAATCGTCATGGGCCCTGACTGTGGCACTGGTATCTTAGAAGAAGTTCCAATAGCATTTGCCAACGTTGTAGAAAAGGGGAACATTGGCGTTGTTGGTGCTTCAGGTACAGGCATTCAGGAGGTAACTACACTCATCGGTAAACATGGTGGAGGCATATCCCAGGCGATCGGCACAGGTGGCCGTGACTTGTCAGCAGATATCGGCGCACTAACCACGATCAAAGGATTACAAGTCCTGGATGCCGACCTGGAAACGGACGTTATTGTGTTTATTTCCAAGCCACCAGCACCGGAAGTTCGCAAGAAGGTAGTAGAGGTTTTCAAAACATTAAGCAAACCAGTAGTAGCTGTTTTCATGGGTGATAAACCGGCAGAGCAACATGATAATGTGCATTATGCCTGGACGCTTGAGGATACGGCAAACAAAGCATTGGAATTAGCAAAAATAAGTAAAAGATCGATCAAGAACATCGTTCGAGATAATCAAGATGTTGAGAAAATGAAACAACATAAAAATCAACGGTGTATTAAAGGCTATTTCTGTGGAGGTACATTAGCACTGGAATCTGCAACGATTATGAAAGAGACATTCACCATTGATGCGTCTACTAAACAATCTGAAGGGATGATGCTTGCATCTGAAGGTCATGAAGTTATCGACCTCGGTGACGATGCTTACACAGTAGGTCGCGCACACCCAATGATTGACCCAACCTACCGCATTGAGAAAGTGAAAGAAGCTGCTAAAAATCCGGAAACAGCCATTATTTTACTTGATAATGTCATTGGTTATGGGGCGCATGAAGATATGGCAGGCGTAGTTGCACCAGTTGTAGAAGATGCAAAAAGAGAAGCTGCTAAAGAAGAGCGGTCGTTAATAGTAATTGCTTCTGTAACCGGTACTGCAGATGATCCGCAAGTATTTCAGGATCAAGTAGATAAATTAGAGGATGCAGGCGTCATCGTTGCAGAGAGTAACGCACAAGCTACAAAACTTGCAACAGAAATTATAAATTATTTAGGTACAGAAAAAACAGAAGCAAAAACAGTTAAAAACTCAAAAGTGGAAAAAGATGCTGTTTCGGAATTACTTTCAAGTAAACCACGCGTCATTAATGTCGGATTAAGCAGCTTTGCTGAAGCAATTCTGGAACACGGCGGACAGGTTGTGCAATATCAATGGGCACCGATCGCCGGGGGAAATAAACGTTTAGCGGGAATTTTGGAAAAACTTAAATAA
- the allC gene encoding allantoate deiminase: MVSSTNSNAGEAIEDKLQWLGKIAADPKGGISRLLYSPEWAETQRVLKQLFEEEGFSTGYDEVGNLFGRLEGTKYKDETVLTGSHIDSVINGGIYDGQYGVITGYFALKYLQENYGPPLRNIEVVSMAEEEGSRFSYTCWGSKNIVGLAKTEDVSALKDADSVSFDEAIRAAGFDYKKNPEAAREDIKSFIEVHVEQGNVLETEGKAVGVVQYIVGQRRFTITVNGQANHAGTTPMGYRKDAMNAVSRMSYAINDLALAYGDPLIATVGSIALEPNTPNVIPGKAIFSLDVRHTNKDALVKFTNEIKAEINEIAKLLGVEVDIDMYMDAEPVTMDKTIVKTIEEQCHKSNLNYKMMHSGAGHDAQIIAPVVPTAMIFVPSHNGISHSPSEYTETKDLGEGLHTLIGTLYELGYKE; the protein is encoded by the coding sequence ATGGTTTCTAGTACAAATTCAAATGCAGGTGAAGCTATTGAGGATAAACTTCAATGGCTGGGAAAAATCGCTGCAGATCCTAAGGGCGGAATTTCAAGATTGTTGTATAGTCCCGAGTGGGCTGAGACGCAAAGGGTGCTAAAACAGCTGTTTGAAGAAGAAGGTTTTTCAACAGGTTACGATGAGGTTGGAAACTTGTTTGGAAGATTAGAAGGAACTAAGTATAAGGATGAAACCGTCCTCACAGGTTCGCATATTGATTCCGTTATAAATGGAGGAATTTATGACGGCCAATATGGCGTAATCACCGGCTACTTTGCGCTTAAATATTTACAGGAAAATTATGGTCCACCACTTCGTAACATAGAAGTAGTATCTATGGCTGAAGAAGAGGGGAGCCGTTTCTCTTATACATGTTGGGGTTCAAAAAACATTGTCGGGCTAGCAAAGACAGAAGATGTAAGCGCGTTGAAGGATGCTGATAGTGTTTCATTTGATGAAGCGATTCGTGCAGCAGGTTTTGATTACAAAAAAAATCCGGAAGCAGCTCGGGAAGACATAAAGTCGTTTATTGAAGTTCATGTTGAACAGGGAAATGTTCTGGAAACGGAAGGAAAGGCTGTAGGTGTTGTACAGTATATCGTTGGTCAACGTAGATTTACGATCACTGTGAATGGGCAAGCCAATCATGCTGGGACAACGCCAATGGGTTATCGTAAGGATGCGATGAACGCTGTTTCACGTATGAGCTATGCTATAAATGATTTAGCCTTGGCCTACGGGGATCCATTGATAGCTACTGTTGGAAGCATTGCGCTCGAACCTAATACCCCTAATGTTATTCCAGGGAAAGCAATTTTCTCCCTTGATGTGAGACATACCAATAAAGATGCGTTAGTGAAATTCACAAATGAAATAAAGGCTGAGATTAATGAAATTGCTAAACTTCTCGGGGTTGAAGTCGACATTGACATGTATATGGATGCAGAGCCTGTTACTATGGATAAAACTATTGTGAAGACGATTGAAGAGCAGTGTCACAAAAGCAATTTGAATTACAAAATGATGCATAGTGGTGCTGGACATGATGCGCAAATTATTGCCCCCGTTGTACCTACAGCCATGATTTTTGTACCAAGTCATAATGGTATCAGTCATAGTCCGAGTGAATATACAGAGACAAAAGACTTAGGGGAAGGCTTGCATACCTTAATTGGAACACTGTATGAATTAGGTTATAAAGAATAA
- a CDS encoding alpha/beta hydrolase, with product MQTTFVYKKIHNCEIKGDFYPVDEKHAPLIVYIHGGGLIWGTRTDIHNDQITRYSQAGFNVCSIAYRLAPETKLPEIKADIQDALVWLKETGKEQFHFDPEKIAVIGSSAGGYLALLSGTFSVKPKLIVSLYGYGNILGDWYLKPSTHFNKMTKVPEVLMRQLIQKKTIAEAPIEKRYAIYLYSRQQGKWLDFVTDWGLATHADKLREYCPIEYIDADYPATLLLHGDEDEDVPYTESVHMNKAINNAGGHSQLFIVPKGKHSFDQNMEDPVVIEAFDEIISFLKVHLSEENDS from the coding sequence ATGCAAACAACATTCGTATATAAAAAAATCCATAATTGTGAAATCAAGGGGGACTTTTACCCCGTTGATGAAAAACATGCACCCCTTATCGTCTATATCCATGGGGGAGGCTTAATCTGGGGAACAAGGACCGACATCCATAATGATCAGATAACACGCTATAGTCAGGCCGGTTTTAATGTCTGCTCTATTGCGTACAGACTGGCTCCAGAGACGAAATTACCGGAAATTAAAGCGGACATCCAGGATGCGCTTGTCTGGTTAAAAGAAACGGGAAAAGAACAATTTCATTTCGACCCGGAAAAAATTGCTGTAATAGGAAGTTCCGCAGGAGGGTATCTTGCATTATTATCGGGAACGTTCAGCGTCAAACCTAAATTGATCGTTTCCCTTTATGGTTATGGAAATATCCTAGGGGATTGGTACTTGAAACCTTCTACTCATTTCAACAAAATGACCAAGGTTCCGGAAGTACTCATGCGCCAATTAATTCAAAAGAAAACAATTGCAGAAGCTCCTATCGAAAAGCGTTATGCCATTTATTTATATAGTAGACAACAGGGAAAATGGCTGGATTTTGTAACAGACTGGGGGCTTGCAACACATGCAGACAAGCTAAGAGAATATTGTCCGATAGAATATATCGATGCCGATTATCCGGCAACCCTTCTACTGCATGGAGATGAAGATGAGGACGTACCGTATACAGAGTCTGTGCATATGAATAAAGCTATTAACAACGCTGGTGGACATTCCCAATTATTTATCGTCCCTAAAGGCAAACATTCCTTTGATCAAAATATGGAGGACCCAGTAGTCATAGAAGCGTTTGATGAGATTATTTCGTTTTTGAAGGTACATTTATCTGAGGAAAATGATAGCTAA
- the allD gene encoding ureidoglycolate dehydrogenase has product MLVLKQDLKILMKKKLQAAGLQEKHAEGVADVLLHADLRGIHSHGAMRVEYYAERIAKGGINVNPTFTFEKTGPSTAVFDGDNGAGHVAAKEAMDEAIKMAKESGVATVGVRRISHSGSLSYFVQQAARKNMIAISVCQSDPMVVPFGGAEAYYGTNPIAFAAPGEDGEHITFDMATTVQAWGKILHARSKNASIPEGWAVDENGETTTDPFNVHALLPIAGPKGYGLMMMVDILSGVLLGLPFGNKTSSMYHDLSESRNLGQLHIVINPEFFTDLRAFKRNITQTMNDLNHIKPAKGYDQVSYPGQRSAWKEKKHEENGIEIVDDIYAYLASDVIHNNAYDDKDPFAK; this is encoded by the coding sequence TTGCTGGTATTGAAACAGGATTTAAAGATTTTAATGAAGAAAAAATTACAGGCAGCTGGTTTACAGGAAAAACATGCTGAGGGTGTGGCAGATGTACTGCTTCATGCAGATTTAAGAGGTATTCATTCCCATGGAGCAATGCGTGTGGAATACTATGCTGAGAGAATTGCGAAGGGTGGGATAAATGTCAACCCGACGTTCACCTTTGAAAAGACCGGACCGTCTACAGCTGTATTTGATGGAGACAATGGGGCCGGCCATGTGGCTGCAAAAGAAGCAATGGATGAAGCGATCAAGATGGCTAAGGAAAGTGGTGTAGCAACAGTAGGAGTAAGACGGATTAGTCACAGTGGATCTCTTTCTTATTTTGTTCAGCAGGCAGCTCGTAAAAACATGATTGCGATTTCCGTCTGCCAATCGGATCCAATGGTCGTTCCATTCGGAGGGGCAGAAGCCTATTACGGGACAAACCCCATTGCATTTGCTGCGCCCGGTGAAGATGGAGAGCATATCACATTTGATATGGCCACAACTGTTCAAGCGTGGGGGAAAATTCTACATGCCCGTTCTAAAAATGCGTCTATTCCTGAAGGCTGGGCAGTAGATGAGAATGGAGAAACGACGACGGATCCATTCAATGTTCATGCCCTGTTGCCAATTGCAGGTCCAAAAGGCTATGGTTTAATGATGATGGTTGATATTTTGTCAGGCGTTTTATTGGGACTTCCTTTTGGAAACAAAACCTCATCCATGTATCATGATCTAAGTGAAAGCAGAAACCTTGGCCAGCTTCACATTGTAATTAATCCCGAATTCTTTACAGATTTACGTGCGTTTAAGCGAAACATAACGCAAACGATGAATGACTTAAATCATATTAAACCGGCTAAAGGCTATGATCAGGTTTCGTATCCTGGACAACGAAGTGCGTGGAAAGAAAAGAAACATGAGGAAAATGGAATTGAAATTGTAGATGATATTTATGCCTATCTTGCCTCAGATGTTATTCACAATAATGCCTATGATGATAAGGATCCGTTCGCTAAGTAA
- a CDS encoding Lrp/AsnC family transcriptional regulator, translated as MKFDEIDQKLIEILADDGRISYVELAEKIGLSRVAVKDRIKNLQEKGVIEKFTVVINSEKVGKKVSAFFEVDVEPKQLQQVAQNLADNPNVASIYQMTGPSTLHMHVLVEDFQMLEIFINNELYAVEGITRVESSIILKRFKSRTGYKL; from the coding sequence ATGAAATTTGACGAAATCGATCAAAAATTAATAGAAATACTAGCAGATGACGGTAGAATTTCCTACGTGGAATTAGCTGAGAAAATAGGCTTATCCCGAGTTGCTGTAAAAGATAGAATCAAAAATTTGCAGGAAAAAGGTGTCATCGAGAAATTTACCGTTGTTATTAACTCCGAAAAAGTTGGAAAAAAAGTGTCTGCTTTCTTTGAAGTAGATGTTGAGCCAAAGCAACTACAGCAGGTAGCACAAAACCTAGCGGATAATCCAAATGTTGCCAGTATTTATCAAATGACCGGACCTAGTACACTGCATATGCACGTGCTGGTCGAGGATTTCCAAATGCTAGAAATCTTTATTAATAATGAACTATACGCGGTAGAAGGCATTACCCGTGTAGAAAGCTCAATCATTTTGAAACGCTTTAAAAGTCGAACCGGGTATAAGCTATGA
- a CDS encoding pyridoxal-phosphate-dependent aminotransferase family protein, whose product MEYKDLNVASRTIMTPGPVEADPRVLRAMSTPIIGQFDPQFLNLMDETSDLLRYVFQTENQRAFPVDGTSRSGIEAVLASIIEPGDKVVVPVFGRFGYLLTEIVDRSGGETHMIETEWGNVFDPQDIIAEIKRVDPKVVVMVHGETSTGRLQPIEEVGKFCRENDILLVVDAVATLGGVEFKPEAWNVDAVITGTQKCLAAPTGMAPLTYNARIEETLQARKKIERGLSLDDKNDRKIQSNYFDLSQIQDYWSPDRLNHHTESTSMLYALREGLRVIKEEGIENRIERHTAHGKALVAGLQAMGVELFGEEENKLPVVTIVKVPKGVSESAVRQTMLNEFGIEIAGAFGPLKGKVWRIGSMGFSSRKNNILRVLGALESTLTYHGANVNSGDATQAALAYYADLDKSISM is encoded by the coding sequence ATGGAATATAAAGATTTAAATGTAGCTTCACGTACAATTATGACGCCGGGACCGGTAGAAGCAGATCCACGTGTATTAAGAGCAATGTCCACCCCGATCATCGGACAGTTTGATCCGCAATTTTTAAATTTGATGGATGAAACCTCGGATTTATTGCGTTATGTCTTTCAAACAGAGAATCAACGTGCGTTTCCGGTAGATGGGACTTCCCGCTCTGGCATTGAGGCTGTACTAGCAAGCATTATTGAACCTGGGGATAAAGTAGTTGTTCCTGTTTTCGGACGGTTTGGTTATTTACTCACAGAAATTGTAGATCGTTCCGGCGGAGAAACACATATGATAGAAACGGAATGGGGGAATGTGTTTGATCCACAGGATATTATTGCGGAAATTAAAAGGGTGGATCCGAAAGTAGTGGTTATGGTTCATGGTGAAACGTCAACAGGTCGTTTGCAACCAATTGAAGAAGTGGGCAAATTTTGCAGGGAAAATGATATTTTACTAGTGGTTGATGCTGTCGCTACACTTGGAGGCGTTGAATTTAAGCCGGAAGCGTGGAATGTGGATGCAGTCATCACCGGTACACAAAAATGCCTTGCTGCTCCAACCGGTATGGCCCCGCTTACGTATAATGCCCGTATTGAGGAAACCCTGCAAGCGCGTAAAAAGATAGAGCGTGGTTTATCATTGGATGATAAAAATGATAGGAAAATTCAAAGTAACTATTTTGATTTAAGTCAAATCCAGGATTACTGGTCTCCGGATCGTTTGAATCATCACACAGAATCTACTTCTATGCTATATGCACTACGTGAAGGTTTGCGTGTTATTAAAGAAGAAGGAATTGAAAACCGCATTGAGCGTCATACAGCACACGGGAAAGCATTAGTTGCAGGATTGCAAGCAATGGGAGTGGAGTTGTTTGGTGAGGAAGAAAACAAATTGCCGGTTGTTACTATTGTAAAGGTACCAAAAGGCGTTAGTGAGTCCGCAGTCCGTCAAACAATGCTTAACGAATTCGGCATTGAAATTGCAGGGGCGTTTGGTCCCTTAAAAGGTAAAGTATGGAGAATTGGTTCCATGGGCTTTAGCAGTAGAAAGAATAATATTCTTCGCGTTCTTGGAGCATTAGAATCTACGCTTACGTATCATGGTGCTAATGTAAATAGTGGGGACGCTACGCAAGCGGCTTTAGCATATTATGCTGATTTGGATAAGTCCATAAGCATGTAA